The following are encoded together in the bacterium genome:
- the yihA gene encoding ribosome biogenesis GTP-binding protein YihA/YsxC, translating to MTTSARFLLFDPVGNAWPTVRLPQVAFAGRSNVGKSSLLNALVGQNRLARVSNTPGRTRGIALFEVEGKFAFADLPGYGFAKVSRSERETWKGLVEGYLEECEFLRRVYVLVDARRGPEEEERQLAGFLAARAVPYRWVGTKGDKLSARERVAAVARFDGETWLAMGGPMLLTSARTKAGIDLLWRDVRAAFSA from the coding sequence ATGACGACTTCCGCCCGGTTCCTCCTGTTCGACCCCGTCGGGAACGCGTGGCCGACCGTCCGGCTTCCGCAGGTGGCGTTCGCAGGCCGCTCCAACGTCGGGAAGTCGTCCCTCCTGAACGCCCTGGTCGGCCAGAACCGTCTTGCCCGCGTCAGCAACACCCCCGGCCGCACGCGCGGCATCGCCCTCTTCGAGGTGGAGGGGAAATTCGCCTTCGCGGACCTGCCCGGGTACGGGTTCGCGAAAGTCTCCCGTTCCGAGCGGGAAACGTGGAAAGGGCTGGTGGAGGGATATCTCGAGGAGTGCGAATTCCTGCGGCGCGTCTACGTGCTGGTGGACGCCCGGCGCGGCCCCGAAGAGGAGGAGCGGCAACTGGCGGGCTTCCTCGCGGCGCGGGCGGTGCCGTACCGCTGGGTGGGGACGAAGGGGGACAAGCTCTCCGCCCGCGAGAGGGTGGCGGCGGTCGCCCGGTTCGACGGCGAGACCTGGCTCGCCATGGGGGGACCGATGCTGCTGACGTCCGCGCGGACGAAGGCGGGGATCGACCTCCTCTGGCGGGACGTCCGGGCCGCTTTTTCCGCTTGA
- a CDS encoding TlpA family protein disulfide reductase, translating to MSARVKARLPVVAAILSLLALSGGAVSAEGVKPSPPPAVDGGGTRFAEPGTIAPDFTIFDVRGRPFRLSEEVSRRPVLLLFWSIFCDPCRAGMAILRRAEDRHADRDLAVVAVAVDGGVLRSTIGGYARQEGYAFTVLVDELDSAGRWKVADAYGVSATPTLLLLEKGGKVLLRKEGRIREEEIEKTVSALPKR from the coding sequence GTGTCCGCCCGTGTGAAAGCGCGCCTTCCGGTGGTCGCGGCGATCCTTTCCCTCCTTGCGCTCTCCGGCGGTGCCGTGTCCGCGGAGGGGGTGAAGCCCTCTCCCCCCCCGGCGGTCGACGGGGGGGGGACCCGGTTCGCGGAGCCCGGGACGATCGCACCCGATTTCACGATTTTCGATGTCAGGGGGCGTCCGTTCCGCCTCTCGGAGGAGGTTTCGAGGAGACCGGTTCTTCTCCTCTTCTGGTCGATTTTCTGCGATCCGTGTCGCGCCGGAATGGCGATCCTCCGGAGGGCGGAGGACAGGCACGCGGACAGGGACCTCGCCGTCGTCGCCGTCGCCGTGGACGGGGGGGTGCTTCGGAGCACCATCGGGGGATACGCGCGGCAGGAGGGGTACGCCTTCACGGTCCTGGTGGACGAGCTGGACTCGGCGGGGAGGTGGAAGGTCGCGGACGCGTACGGCGTGTCGGCGACGCCGACCCTTCTTCTGCTGGAGAAAGGCGGGAAGGTCCTGCTGCGGAAGGAGGGGAGGATCCGGGAGGAGGAGATCGAAAAGACGGTTTCCGCCCTTCCAAAACGATGA